The segment GCCGTTGTAATCGTATTGTACTTTATCCTTGAATCCGTTTGCCACAATCGCACTCTCTGATGCGGATGTCAACTGCAATTCTCTTCCTCCGTTTCCGGTTCCGTCCAAACGCGTGATGCGTGGAGTTTGTCCGTAAACTGAATTCGCTTGTGAACCGCCTAATTCAGGTGAAACATTGTGCGGGATTGCAGGAATACCAACCAATGGAGTACCATCTGCATTGATACGAGAACGCAAGTATGGTTTTTTCTGACCATCTAAGTACTGTGCATCTGTCGGATCATAAGGCTTATAGTTGTTGTATCCGTAAGCAACTGCCAGGTAATAGTATGTTTTAAAGTTTACCAATTTACGGTCGCCCTGAGCAAACAAATCTTCCGTTACACGGAATGTATGCTGGATTCCCGCATCTGCTCCTTTTACTTTCTCAACAGGGAAAGAGTAACCCAACTCTTCATCAAATTCGAAGTTAATCAAACGCTTCACTCCGTTTTTAACGTCACATTGTGCTACCAAACGAGCTACAGTCTGATCATCCAAATCCGTAATACCAACAGAAGCATCCTTCAACTGGTAAATCTGGTATCCTTCAAAACGGTAGTTTTTATCGAAAATGATCGGGTTACCGTTTGGCAAAGTATCACCTGCACCGTTCGGGTCAACGATCCCCACGATATCTTCCTCGATATATTGTTCTCTGTAGTTGTTCGAGTTAATCGGGTTATCCAACATGATGATCAACTCATTACCCATTTCCTGGATAGTCATTACCGGAGCACTTGGCGGTTCCAAAATGCGGAAACAGTTGTCAAACAAAGCCTGAGCTTTCGTATCCGCTGTTTTCAATGCATTTACTGAAGAGAAGATTTCCCCTTCAAAGCTTCGTGCGTAAACGATACCAACAGTAATGTTGTTTACCGCTCCCGGACGTAAAGTAAATGGTCCTGCAGACTGAACGAAACGACGGTCACCTGAAGGGTTTGAAGTAGATCCTGATCCACAAGGCTCAAATTCCGACCAGTCAAATCCAGGGTTAGTACCTGCAGTTGCCCAATGCAATGTATCTGAGTTTGCAGGGAACATGTAGTTTGTTTCGATAGATCCTACACATGGTGCTCCAGGGAATCCTGTTCCTCCGTAGTATAATTGATCACCAAACTGCCACAATCCTTGCATGTAGTTATAGAACTGAGCAGAAGATGTCGGATCCGATTGTCCAGCAGGAGCATTTGTTCCTGTGTAGATTGTAAAGTTACGCATACCGTAACGCTCGTTATCCGCGATTCCGTCTCCGTAACCGATACCCAAACCTCTGTACACAATTCCTTTGTTTGCGATAGCGTCCGCTACAGTAGGAATAACCCATTGGTTTGTAGTAGTATCTATAACCGGTCCAGGGTTATCCATTCCGTCAGCATCCTGGTAAGGACCTTCAAAGAAGTCAACTCCGATTGCTGGAGGGTTTTGTCCGAATCCTGGACGACCTGAGTTCGGTTCGTCATTCAAGTCACCGTTATACATGTAACTCAATCCACGTGTAACATCACATCCTGCATAGTCATCGTTGTAGTTACCTAAATCGGCATCGATGTACTGGGAGAAGTAAGTGTCGAACAAAGTCTGAGTACCACGGTTAATCAACTCGTAGTTGTAGAAAGTCATTTTGTTGATCTCGTCATCCGTAGCAAAAGCAAAAGCCTGAGCGTGGATTTCCATTCCGATCGGTTCACCTTGTGATTCCGTGTGAATATTTCCTTTATCGTTGAATACCCACCAGTTGGTGATATCCCCGAATAAAGATACACGTCTGTCAGATCCACACTGAATGTCATCACGACCTAAGATATCATCATACCAAGGGTAATCTCCTTCTTCCGGTTCGTAGAACATGTCATTGTTCACATCATAGAATGGTGCAAGGAACTGATCCTGTCCGCGACCAACGTCACCGTTACCTGGCCACGCATTGATCTGTGCCAATGTCTCGTTTGTAGGAGCAGGACAATCACCTGTTGTACATTCGCTGTAAGTAATGAATAAAATTACCCCTGCTTTTGTAATGGTGAAGATGTTGTCATACAACAAACACTGATCCGGGTCAACTGTTGCCGGACCGTAATCGCGTCTTGCTGTATCTCCCTGAGGAACGGACGGGTCAAAGTTTCCTGTTCCGAAATCCACTGTAAGCGGACCAGGCCAGAAATCGTTACCATCCTGACGGAACTTAACAGCAGCTAATTTCAACTGTCCGTTAACGTCAGTTCCCCCCATCCAAAGTGCTCCTGCGTAAATTACTGTTACTGCAGTTTCACTTCCTTTCTTTTTTGGAACGGTGTACGTTGCCAGTCCGTTTGCACGATCCAGGAACAATAAACCTCCTGTTTCCAACTGACAACTAACATCATTAAAGTCCATAGTTTTACGGTAATTCGCAGGCGCACAGTTCGCGGCCTTTGCTGTTACCGTGGGCTTCGGCTTATCTCCGGCCGACTTCCCTTTCCCAAAATCATGATTGTACGCACTGGCCTGGCCAATGAAACACATCGTAATTGCGAGCGATAAGTATTTAAATGTTCGTTTCATACTTTAATTTTTTTTCTTTCTTAGAAATCAAACTTAACCCCTAAGCGAATGGTTCTTGGAGAACTAATGTTAAATGGATTTGCCACTTTCATCGAGTAATAATCTCTGAAAGACTGCTCATCCAACTGGTTTTGGATAGATGTCTGGTACTGAGCAGCTGCTAAATATCCATCATCATTCCAGTTACCTGTAGCTCTGTAAACACCAAGAACGTTCATTGTATTGAAAAGGTTGGTAACGCGAAGATAAACCTGTAAATATGTTGATTTCTTTTTACCTTCTTTTCCAAAGTCAATTCCGAATGTGCGGTCTAACTGCAAGTCCAAACGGTACTGCCAAGGCAATCTTGAACCGTTTACAGTTCCTGTAATACCTGAAGTATTCGGGTTGATCAATGCATCTCCTGTAACACCTGTTTGAGAACTATACGGAGAACCTGAGTAGATATTCGTAATGATGTTCAAACCTGTGTTTTCCAAAATTTTCGCATCACCGATCATCGGTCCGTTGTAATCAGCTCCTTCACCGTAACGGTAATCGAAGGTAATTGCAAACGTGTGACGCTGGTCATAAGAATAAGGGAATACACTACGTAAGTTAGGTAAACCTGCTGTCTGTAGACCTGTCAACAATGTTGCAGCTGAAGTTGCGTCAGAACCTGTACCATCAGCAAACTGTAAAGTATACGCTGCAGTCATACGAACATTTCCTGTTCTGCGAAGGTCATAAGAAACTGTTAACCCTTTTACCGTACCGAAGTCACGGTTACCGAATGTACGGTATGTGTTCGGGTAAGCTTCAAATACGTTCATCAACTGCACGTTGTTACGCTGTTCACGGTAGAATGCAGAGATTTTCAAAGATGAAGTTTTAGACAATACCTGCTGGAAACCAATTTCGTAATCGATTGTTTGTTCCGGCTTCAAATTTGGGTTGTTAATCGTATTTGTACGGGATTCGATAAATTGGTAATCGATCGGATTGAAACGGTTACCTGTTGTAGGGCGTTTCGTCAAGATATCGTAGTGAGCAAAGAAAGATGCTTCATCCGAAATCGGGAATGAGAATGCGATACGAGGCATTACGTTAATTTGTGGTTTGTAATCCTCAAATGCATCTGCATTTACTTTTTGGTTCGTTGCTGCAGCAGGATCTTTCAACCATGGAGCGATACCTGTTACACCGCGGATCAATTTCGGATCCTCGATAGCGATACCGTTTGCATCGTACCACTGATCCCCGTTTCTGAAACCGTTGATTCTTGTCGGGTTATTTACGTCATCTACATATACTACGTAGTCATCACCCATTGAAGTAGGAATCACCATGTTTGCATATTTTGTAGGATCCGTAGCGATCAATGATCTTGCTTCAGTAACGTTATTTGCTGTATATACCAAGTATTTATCTTTCAATACCGGTTGGTTCGCATCGAATACGTCTACACGAACACCCACGTTGAATACGATGTCTTTGAAGGCAAACTTATCCATGATGTAACCAGCGATGTATACCGGTTGGAATGCACCAATGAAACGTTTGTAATTTCCGTTCTCATCAAATTCATTGAAATACTTATTGATATCTGTATTCCCTTTTACTTTTCTTCCTGTGTGATCGTAACCGTAGTAATTCACGAAGTTATTACCCTGGTTAAACAATTCATCCGGAGAGAACATATCTAAAGAGAATGTACTTGGATCGTACTGGTCGATAACTACGTAATCAGTTCCTGCAGGATTGAATCCTAGTTTTTCACGAAGATTGTAATCGAAGAATGATTGTTTGTCGTTATTTTCCTGACCTCCGTACTCACCTGTTCCTGAAGTGTAAGCATAACCTGTGTTCAAACGGTCATAGCTATATTGCTGGTAAGCACCGAAGTTCACAACATGCGGATTGGAAAGGTCTAATTCTGTCAAGTGGCTGTTTGCATACAAACGTGCAACTGTCCAAAGTTCGATTGGTCCTGCGTTACCGCTTCCCCAACCTCTATCCCAACGTTGTTCGTATTCGAAACCTAGTGAGATGGAGTGGTCACCAACGTTAACAGATCCTGATCCTGTAATACGGAACTGATCTTGTTCTGTTCGTCCGAAACCGTTATTCGGAGTACCGATGTTATTCCAGATTCCGTAAACGGAAGTAGGAACGTCACCGTTTCTCAATGCACGTCCGTTTTGAACCTGCAATAATGTTTCATAATGATCTGTCGGGTTACCTGCGTAGATATCAAAATAGTTTTGAGTGATCGCAGCCAGTGCAGCATTTGATTCTGAAGCCTGGAACTGAACAAGGTACTCCTGAGGAGTAGCTGTCTGATAGTAATCACCGTCACGGAATTCATAAGTCGGACGGAAATATCTGGTGAATTTCCCTACGTGTCCGTAGCTGAACAAATCAAATTTGTGCTGCTTATCGTAAGATTCTGTTTTTGTCTTCGAGTAATCCACCATGATGGAATAGAACGCAGACTTCACTTTAGAGCTTGATCCTTCTTTGTTGTTGGAGAAACGCTGAGTGAAACGTCCGTAAACACGGTAATCCAACTGGTTGTATACTCCGAAGTTTGTAAAGTTCAACAACGAGTTTTCGTAATCGTAATTACTTCCGAAGTTGTAGTTCAAAGATCCACCGAATGTTAAGTTAACGGATGGTCCTGTGTTCACGTCAATTTTAGCAGAAGCAGAAATAACCGAACGCGCAGCATTCATTCTCCACTTTGTTTTCTCGAAATCACTTTCTCTCAGGTAGTTCGCATTGTGGAAAGTACCGTTACCGGTAGCACTTGCTCTTACAGGGTTTTCCAACAAGTAATCTCTAGCCTCTTTCTTGATGCGGTAAGAACCACCATTTAAAGGACGGCTATCCAATTCGTTTGTGTAGTTAACAGAAAGCAAGAAACCTAAGATCGGTTTTGTTTTCTTACCGGTAGAGTCTTTTCTCATCAAAAGCGGCCCGGAAAGCAATCCTTCAACAAGGTTGTATCCGAATTTATCCAATCCGATTACTTTTCCGTCATAACCGTTCGGATCTTTTCCTTTAAAGTAGAATCCGGAAGTTACAGCTTCCAATGAACCGAAATATTTTGCAGACGGACCACGAGTTGTTACGGCGATAATACCACCGGTTGCATCCCCGTAGTTAGCCGGCAAACCTCCGGTAATTACAGACACCTCTTCAATTGCTGATTTAGGTAAGTTCGAAGACCCTCGCACCTTGATACCATCAATAAAGAAATACGTACCATCTGAACGGGAACCACGTACGGAAATCGCACCGCTTCCTTCGTTTTCGGTTACCCCACCTACTGTAGCCGCAACACCTGCCGCAGAACGAGTCGGTAGACGTGAGATATCCTCACGCGTAATAGTCGCCCCGGAAGGACCACCATCTTTATTAATTAACGGAACCTTGTAGGCCACAACCACGACTTCATCGATTGCTTTCACATCCGTAGGAAGTCCGAGAGCAGTGTTATCCAGGAAGGTAATACGGTCAGCGTTGACAACAACTCCTTTGATTGCTGTCGGCTGATACCCTTCACCCGGATTACTGATCTCAACGTCGTAGGAACCTGGCGCCAACGAGTTAAGCTGGAACTTACCATCCGTATCGGTGGTAGTATTCCCCTTAACTGTTCCATTTTGCTTGATGACTATAATACAATCGTATATAGCCTCCTTGCTGTCCTTATCAACAACGCTACCACGGATCGTTCCCAAACCTGATTGAGAATACCCGTAAGTCACTGTCAACAAGATACTTGCAAATAACAAGTTGAGTTTACGTAACATAAGTACAGTTTAATTTTACATCATTTTTATTGTAACAAAGCGTGTAAATATAGTAATTTTCGATTTGTTAACATTTACTAAAAAACTTTTCTGTTTTGTAACAAATTAACCCTCATTAACTTTTTGTTAACTTTTCAAACCCGCAGAAGCCCTTATTTTTAAGGATTTGTAACTAATTTTTAAATGGATTAATAGCCCGTTTCGGTAGATTCCGGCATATATTTGCAATATGTCTACCATTTCTATCATTAATTTAAATGCTGTTTCTATTTATTTAATGGAAATTGATAGTTCTCATCTGAAAACCTACGAATCAGCTTTGAATGAACTGGAAAAATCACGGCTAAGCGGTATTCATCACCCGGAAAAGAAACTCGAATTTGCTGCTTCCAGGTTCCTGAAACATCACTTGTTCGGGGAAGCAAACATCGAATACGATTCCACAGGAGCCCCCGGAATCAAAGGAGTTGGCTTCATTTCGATATCTCATTGTAATTCACACGTTGTGCTGGCCACCTGCACGGAACACCTCATTGGCGTTGACATCGAAGAAATCCGCGAAAAGTCCGTCAAAACATCCCGCAGGTTTATTACCGATGCAGAAAAATTAATCCTGGACGAGACGGATGAAAAAGATATGTCGATGCTCTGGTCATTTAAGGAATGTCTGTACAAACTTTCCGACCGCAATCAGCTGCTTTTTCAAAAGGATATTCTGGTCTACAAAAAATCAGACAAATTCTACGGAAGCATTCAAAAGACAGACGGAATCTACGAATACGAACTCCATGTTGAAAACTTTCAAAATATTTTAATAACTTTCAATTCGAGTAAAGGAAAACTACTACAATGAATATCCTGAATAAAATCCAAACAAAAAGCGGACAATTGGCCCTGTTAATTGACCCGGAAAAGAGCAAAAATGAGGAGCATTTGCTGGAATTGATCAAAAAAGCGGAATTTGCCTTGATCGACTTCTTTTTTGTCGGCGGCAGCACCGTTACCCGGAAGGAAATAGAATCGGTTGTTTCCACACTGAAAAATAACTCCTCCATTCCCGTTGTCCTGTTTCCCGGATCCAGCAACCAACTTTCCGAACAGGCAGATGCCCTTCTGTTCCTGAATCTTATTTCAGGAAGAAACCCGGATTTTCTGATCGGCCATCATGTTTCGTGTGCGGAAGAAGTTCTTGAAATGAACCTGGAAGTTATCCCTACATCCTACATCCTCATTGACGGAGGCAAAATGACTTCCGTAGCTTATGTAAGTCAGACCACCCCCATTCCCAGGGAAAACAATTCCATTTCTTTAAAAACGGGAATCGCCGGTTATTTGATGGGACAAAAACTGACTTATTTTGATGCCGGAAGCGGAGCTTTACAATCGGTGCCTGCTCAACTGATCACCGAACTCCGAAAAAAAATCGACACCCCGATTATTGTGGGGGGCGGAATACGCTCGGTGGAACAAATAGAAACTTACAGGCAGGCTGGTGCCAATGTGATTGTGATAGGTAACAAAATCGAGGAAAACATTGATTTCCTGCTGGATATCGAAACGTATCAAAAAAGTTCATTCAGAGCAGATTAACGCACTTCTTACCGTTTAATCAGCATCAAACACACTTCACTAAATGAACAGTTGTATAATTCTATTGTTAAAAATAATTAAAGTATATTTACCCGTTGTGAACTGTAGAAACCGGGAGTTATGCGCTCTGATCAGGATGTCAAATCATTGATTAAGAACGCATTAATTAAGTAACAAAGCCAAAAAAGCTCCTGAATTTCAACCGGTTTGCACACTCACATTTTTTCGTGAAATGTAAATTAAGTTGATAAAAACAATGTTGAATCTATTAAATTGTTAAACATGCGCAAAAAATTACTTTTGGGTGTATTTTCTTTAATTGGAGTGATTTCAACTGGGAAATCATTTGCTCAGGAAACGCACTTTAATTGCGGAAGTCATACACAAATGAAAAAATTGTATGCTGAGAATCCAGGATTGGAAGCAGATTACAAAAAATTAATGACCCGTTACACAGAAAACCGTATAGTTAACGGAAAATCCACTACGGTACGTGTAATTCCTATTGTTTTCCACATTGTTCACGAATACGGTGCAGAAAATGTCTCTGACCAGAATATTCAGGACGCAATGGATATCCTGAACGAGGATTACCGTAAAATGAATGCCGATACAAGCGTTGTAATTACTCCATTTGATACAATCGTAGGAGATGCTTACATCGAATTCCGTTTGGCTACTTTAGACCCTTGGGGAAATTGTACGAATGGTATCGAGCACATTTACAACCACAACACAAACCAAGGAGATGATTACTCCAAATTGAACCAATGGGACAGAGACAAATATTTGAATGTTTGGTTGACTAAAACAATTGGTTCTGCAGGAGTTGCAGGTTATGCTTACTACCCTACAGGTGTTACCGGAACAGGTTTCTTCAGAGATGGTATTATCATCCTTTACGATTACGTAAGTAGCCTTTTCCCAAGTTCTGCGGGACATTCAAGAGCTTTGACTCACGAAATCGGTCACTACTTAGGATTGGCGCACACATGGGGTAACGATAACGATCCGGGAAATGCAGCAAGCTGCGGACAGGATGACGGTATCGGTGATACACCGAACTGTATCGGGATGACTTCTTGTAACCTTACAATGAACTCTTGTAACGACACACTGACATTGAACTCATATTGGGGGAATTATGACCCGGTAGACAACGCTCAAAACTACATGGATTACTCTTACTGCTCCGTAATGTTTACGAAAGGTCAGTGTAACTTCATGAACAATGTATTGGATCAGGAAACAAGTGGACGTAGCAACTTGTACACAGCTGAAAACTTAGCTGCAACAGGTACAACAACGACTACTCCTGTAACTTGTACTCCAATGGCAGATTTCTACGTAGATGTTAACGGTACAACCGGAAATACAGGACCGAATGCTAACGTAATGACGGCTTGTGTAAATGATCCTATCGCATTCAAAGATGCTTCATGGAAAGCAGGTGTAACAGGATGGTCATGGAGCTTCCCTGGAGGATCACCGGCTACTTCTACATCTCAAAACCCAACAGTGACTTACGCTTCACCAGGATGGTACGATGTAACATTAACTGTTTCAAACACTGCAGGTTCTAACACAAAAACAATCAACCACATGGTTTATATCCAGGGAGATTGGGCTGAGTACGCAGGACCAAGAACAGAAGACTTCAACCAGAATGCGAACTTCTGGATCACTCACAATCCTGAAAATAACTCTGCTTCTTTCTACCGTGTAACTACAGGTGGTAGAGGAAATACTCCATGTTTCAAATTGAATAACTGGAAAGATGTTTCCAACGCTCAGATGTTTACTGAAGATTCATACTACTATGATCGTTTAGGAAACTCTAAAGATTATTTGATCTCTCCTGCTCTTGACTTGAGAAATACTTCAAATGTGACTATCTCATTTGATTATGCTTACGGTACAAAAGCAACTGCAACTGCAGATATTACTGAGAAATTGGTTGTTTATTACTCCAGAGACTGTGGTAAAACATGGATCCAGAAAACTTCTCTTACAGGAGCTGCTTTAGTAACTGCAGGATATGTTGGTAACACGGATTACACTCCAAACAACGATCTTCAGTGGAAAACAGTTAGCTTCACGCACACTCCTACTGCAGCAGATAACAAAACTAAATTCAAATTCGAATTTATCGCTTCTGACTTATCTTCCAACTTCTATTTTGACAACTTTAACGTGTCAGGAACACTAGGAATTGAAGACAATGGTATGTTATCAACGATTTCAATCGCTCCGAACCCTGTTGCAACAGGATCTGATTTGGCTGTTGAAGTTCCGGTTGCTCAAAACGGAATGCAATTAATCGTTATGGACTTGAAAGGTGCGATCATCTCTACAACAGATGTTCCTGCTTCTTCAGGAGTTCAAACAGTAAACATTCCTATGAACGTTGCAAAAGGATGCTACATTCTTTCTGCTGTTCAGGGAGCTGCAAAATCTACTCACCGAGTAGTGGTTTATTAATAAAGATTCAACTTATATATAAAAAGGCCCCGACGATAAATGTCGGGGTTTTTTTATGCCTGAATGGTAACGCTATTCCCTTGAAAATTACTATTTTCACTTTCATGAACACCCGTGTTACATTTGCTACTCCTTATCCTTTTCAAAGACCTGCATTCATCGGGATCCGTGAATACGGCTTCATCAATTCACATGGTGATGCATACAGCGTTCAGTTCGTTCAAAAAAATAACCAGATCATGAATTACATCGTGGATCTGAGCCTCAAGAACTACGACCAGGATGAATACCAAACCATGAATACAGGAGATGTTTACCGGGTAATGGCAACGGTTGTTTCCATCCTGCTTGATTTCATCGAGCAAACTCCTTATTGCCAGAGTATTGAATTTGTTCCCGTTTCGGAAAACCACCAATTATCCAACAGGAGATCCAGCCTGTTTCTCCGATATGTTCAATTATTCAAAACACTTACCGGCTGGGATTACAAAATAAACGACGGTGTCTTTACCCTCAGCCGCCCGAAAACAAAATAAATTGCCTTATTTTGCAGTATGAAGTTTGAAGAATTAAACAACCGGCTGGAAAATACACTCGCAGAACTGGGCCGCGAAGGCTACACCGAAAAACAGGAAAAGCTGATCAAGCTTTCCAAACAGGGAAAAAACCAGCTGATCTTCACTTCCATAGACCAGGAACTGATTGACGGACTTCATTTTATTTCCTTTATGCGCGCACCTGAAATGCTGGAAGGATCTCCACGCGTTTTATGGTTCACTCCTTCCTGGGAAAGCGCCCGCGAAAAAGTTAAATCCTTTCAGCACTTGATGAAGCGAACTGATGTGACCATTGAGATTGCAGACGACAAAGGAAAAATCATCGAACAACGCAATGCCATTTTCGAAGGGGCCGAAATCATTATCGGTAACCCGAAAAGAATGCTGGAATTATATAACCAGAACGGAATACACATTAACCAACTGAGCCTGGTGATTATTGACCAGGTGGAAACGCTTTGCAAAGATCCACTGATCCTGCAGGCAATCCGCAGAATTTCCGAGAGTTTGCCCAAATGTCAGAAAATATTGATTTCCGAAGGAACTCATTCCCGCCTGGAAGCTTTTTGCGAAGATATTTGTACCTTTTACGAAACTTCTGAATTATAAATCATATGATAGCCAAGCAACTCAAAGCCATTTCGAATATCTGTTACATCCTGGGAATGGCCTGCGCTGTCTTGCTTTATACTCAAAACACATTCGGAGTTCACAGCGCTATTCGGATCGGGTTTTACGTATTCGGAGGAACCGGGCTGCTTTTAAGCCTGCTTCAGTTCCGTTTTATCCCGGAAGACAAGTGGGAAGATTTTAATTTATTGTTCTGGATAGGGTCGCTGGTTATTTTCATCGGGTTTGTGTTCCAAACCATGCATCTGAGACACTTCACTTACATTCTGATAGCCGGTTTTGCCATTACCGGATTTTCGTTTTTTGTCAATCCCTTTAAGAAAGACAAGGACGAAGAAGATGATCTCTTAGATAACTGATTTACAACCGGCAACTATTCAAAATATTTTTAATTTAGCACAAAACCAATGCGTTGGTCTTTGCGTATTTTAACTCGAAACTTGCACTAAACCGAGATGCTGAAAAATTATTTGCTCGTACTTTTACTGTCTGCAGTTCACTGCTTTTCGAACTCCCAGGTTTTGATAAACCAGCACGATGATTTCCTGAAACTCGAAGGTGATCAGCTGCATTATTTCATTGCTCCTTCCGGACATTCAACCCTTCAAGCTGTAAAATCACATTTGAAGGAATTCAAACCTGTCAACTCCCGCATGGTGAACTTAGGGTTCGAAACAAAAGATGTCTGGTTTTATTTTGAGACTAAAAATCTTTCG is part of the Fluviicola sp. genome and harbors:
- a CDS encoding carboxypeptidase regulatory-like domain-containing protein — encoded protein: MLRKLNLLFASILLTVTYGYSQSGLGTIRGSVVDKDSKEAIYDCIIVIKQNGTVKGNTTTDTDGKFQLNSLAPGSYDVEISNPGEGYQPTAIKGVVVNADRITFLDNTALGLPTDVKAIDEVVVVAYKVPLINKDGGPSGATITREDISRLPTRSAAGVAATVGGVTENEGSGAISVRGSRSDGTYFFIDGIKVRGSSNLPKSAIEEVSVITGGLPANYGDATGGIIAVTTRGPSAKYFGSLEAVTSGFYFKGKDPNGYDGKVIGLDKFGYNLVEGLLSGPLLMRKDSTGKKTKPILGFLLSVNYTNELDSRPLNGGSYRIKKEARDYLLENPVRASATGNGTFHNANYLRESDFEKTKWRMNAARSVISASAKIDVNTGPSVNLTFGGSLNYNFGSNYDYENSLLNFTNFGVYNQLDYRVYGRFTQRFSNNKEGSSSKVKSAFYSIMVDYSKTKTESYDKQHKFDLFSYGHVGKFTRYFRPTYEFRDGDYYQTATPQEYLVQFQASESNAALAAITQNYFDIYAGNPTDHYETLLQVQNGRALRNGDVPTSVYGIWNNIGTPNNGFGRTEQDQFRITGSGSVNVGDHSISLGFEYEQRWDRGWGSGNAGPIELWTVARLYANSHLTELDLSNPHVVNFGAYQQYSYDRLNTGYAYTSGTGEYGGQENNDKQSFFDYNLREKLGFNPAGTDYVVIDQYDPSTFSLDMFSPDELFNQGNNFVNYYGYDHTGRKVKGNTDINKYFNEFDENGNYKRFIGAFQPVYIAGYIMDKFAFKDIVFNVGVRVDVFDANQPVLKDKYLVYTANNVTEARSLIATDPTKYANMVIPTSMGDDYVVYVDDVNNPTRINGFRNGDQWYDANGIAIEDPKLIRGVTGIAPWLKDPAAATNQKVNADAFEDYKPQINVMPRIAFSFPISDEASFFAHYDILTKRPTTGNRFNPIDYQFIESRTNTINNPNLKPEQTIDYEIGFQQVLSKTSSLKISAFYREQRNNVQLMNVFEAYPNTYRTFGNRDFGTVKGLTVSYDLRRTGNVRMTAAYTLQFADGTGSDATSAATLLTGLQTAGLPNLRSVFPYSYDQRHTFAITFDYRYGEGADYNGPMIGDAKILENTGLNIITNIYSGSPYSSQTGVTGDALINPNTSGITGTVNGSRLPWQYRLDLQLDRTFGIDFGKEGKKKSTYLQVYLRVTNLFNTMNVLGVYRATGNWNDDGYLAAAQYQTSIQNQLDEQSFRDYYSMKVANPFNISSPRTIRLGVKFDF
- a CDS encoding 4'-phosphopantetheinyl transferase superfamily protein produces the protein MSTISIINLNAVSIYLMEIDSSHLKTYESALNELEKSRLSGIHHPEKKLEFAASRFLKHHLFGEANIEYDSTGAPGIKGVGFISISHCNSHVVLATCTEHLIGVDIEEIREKSVKTSRRFITDAEKLILDETDEKDMSMLWSFKECLYKLSDRNQLLFQKDILVYKKSDKFYGSIQKTDGIYEYELHVENFQNILITFNSSKGKLLQ
- a CDS encoding geranylgeranylglyceryl/heptaprenylglyceryl phosphate synthase; its protein translation is MNILNKIQTKSGQLALLIDPEKSKNEEHLLELIKKAEFALIDFFFVGGSTVTRKEIESVVSTLKNNSSIPVVLFPGSSNQLSEQADALLFLNLISGRNPDFLIGHHVSCAEEVLEMNLEVIPTSYILIDGGKMTSVAYVSQTTPIPRENNSISLKTGIAGYLMGQKLTYFDAGSGALQSVPAQLITELRKKIDTPIIVGGGIRSVEQIETYRQAGANVIVIGNKIEENIDFLLDIETYQKSSFRAD
- a CDS encoding M43 family zinc metalloprotease, which gives rise to MRKKLLLGVFSLIGVISTGKSFAQETHFNCGSHTQMKKLYAENPGLEADYKKLMTRYTENRIVNGKSTTVRVIPIVFHIVHEYGAENVSDQNIQDAMDILNEDYRKMNADTSVVITPFDTIVGDAYIEFRLATLDPWGNCTNGIEHIYNHNTNQGDDYSKLNQWDRDKYLNVWLTKTIGSAGVAGYAYYPTGVTGTGFFRDGIIILYDYVSSLFPSSAGHSRALTHEIGHYLGLAHTWGNDNDPGNAASCGQDDGIGDTPNCIGMTSCNLTMNSCNDTLTLNSYWGNYDPVDNAQNYMDYSYCSVMFTKGQCNFMNNVLDQETSGRSNLYTAENLAATGTTTTTPVTCTPMADFYVDVNGTTGNTGPNANVMTACVNDPIAFKDASWKAGVTGWSWSFPGGSPATSTSQNPTVTYASPGWYDVTLTVSNTAGSNTKTINHMVYIQGDWAEYAGPRTEDFNQNANFWITHNPENNSASFYRVTTGGRGNTPCFKLNNWKDVSNAQMFTEDSYYYDRLGNSKDYLISPALDLRNTSNVTISFDYAYGTKATATADITEKLVVYYSRDCGKTWIQKTSLTGAALVTAGYVGNTDYTPNNDLQWKTVSFTHTPTAADNKTKFKFEFIASDLSSNFYFDNFNVSGTLGIEDNGMLSTISIAPNPVATGSDLAVEVPVAQNGMQLIVMDLKGAIISTTDVPASSGVQTVNIPMNVAKGCYILSAVQGAAKSTHRVVVY
- a CDS encoding DEAD/DEAH box helicase, which gives rise to MKFEELNNRLENTLAELGREGYTEKQEKLIKLSKQGKNQLIFTSIDQELIDGLHFISFMRAPEMLEGSPRVLWFTPSWESAREKVKSFQHLMKRTDVTIEIADDKGKIIEQRNAIFEGAEIIIGNPKRMLELYNQNGIHINQLSLVIIDQVETLCKDPLILQAIRRISESLPKCQKILISEGTHSRLEAFCEDICTFYETSEL